A genomic stretch from Silurus meridionalis isolate SWU-2019-XX chromosome 1, ASM1480568v1, whole genome shotgun sequence includes:
- the pde4ba gene encoding cAMP-specific 3',5'-cyclic phosphodiesterase 4B isoform X6, with amino-acid sequence MPEANYLLSVSWGYIKFKRMLNRELTHLSEMSRSGNQVSEFISNTFLDKQNEVEIPSPTPKAREKKKKQQLMTQISGVKKVSHGPSLNSGITRFGVKTDKEELLSKELEDLNKWGLNIFTVSEYSNSRPLTCIMYAIFQERDLLKTFKIPTDTFVMYMMTLEDHYHSDVAYHNSLHAADVAQSTHILLSTPALDAVFTDLEILAAIFAAAIHDVDHPGVSNQFLINTNSELALMYNDESVLENHHLAVGFKLLQEENCDIFQNLTKKQRQSLRKMVIDMVLATDMSKHMSLLADLKTMVETKKVTSSGVLLLDNYTDRIQVLRNMVHCADLSNPTKSLELYRQWTDRIMEEFFHQGDRERERGMEISPMCDKHTASVEKSQVGFIDYIVHPLWETWADLVHPDAQDILDTLEDNRNWYQSMIPQSPSPPFYQPEKEGHGGGPGADKFQFELTLEEEDSEGTEKDEQSQGDEEDEEEEAEEADREEEMEPATTHIQIVTEDASPVDT; translated from the exons ATGCCCGAAGCGAACTACCTTCTCTCAGTGTCCTGGGGTTACATCAAG TTCAAGAGAATGCTGAACAGGGAGCTGACGCACCTTTCTGAGATGAGTAGATCTGGCAACCAGGTGTCAGAGTTCATCTCCAACACCTTCTTAG ACAAACAGAATGAGGTGGAGATCCCTTCGCCCACACCAAAAGCCcgggaaaagaagaagaagcagcagttGATGACTCAGATCAGCGGTGTGAAGAAGGTGTCTCACGGGCCCAGCCTGAACAGCGGCATCACCCGCTTCGGTGTCAAAACCGACAAGGAAGAGCTGCTGTCTAAG GAACTAGAAGACCTGAACAAGTGGGGCCTGAATATCTTTACTGTGTCGGAATATTCCAACAGTCGTCCCCTAACGTGCATCATGTACGCCATCTTCCAG GAACGAGACTTGCTCAAGACATTCAAGATCCCGACAGACACATTTGTGATGTATATGATGACACTGGAGGACCACTACCACTCAGATGTAGCCTACCACAACAGTCTTCATGCTGCTGATGTGGCCCAGTCCACACATATACTCCTCTCCACACCTGCACTAGAT GCTGTCTTTACTGATTTGGAGATCCTGGCTGCCATTTTTGCAGCAGCCATCCATGATGTGGATCATCCGGGGGTTTCCAACCAGTTCCTCATCAACACAA ACTCTGAATTGGCTCTCATGTATAACGATGAGTCAGTGCTGGAGAACCACCACCTTGCTGTGGGCTTCAAGCTCCTTCAAGAGGAGAACTGTGATATCTTCCAGAACCTCACAAAGAAACAGAGGCAATCGCTCAGAAAGATGGTTATCGACATG GTACTTGCCACAGATATGTCTAAACATATGAGCTTACTAGCCGATCTCAAGACGATGGTAGAGACGAAGAAAGTTACCAGTTCAGGGGTACTGCTTTTGGACAACTACACAGACAGGATACAA gTCCTTCGAAATATGGTGCACTGTGCTGACCTTAGCAATCCCACCAAGTCTCTGGAGCTGTACCGCCAGTGGACAGACCGCATCATGGAAGAGTTCTTTCACCAGGGAGACCGCGAGAGAGAGCGTGGCATGGAGATCAGCCCCATGTGCGACAAACACACAGCATCCGTGGAAAAATCCCAG GTTGGTTTCATTGACTATATTGTCCATCCACTGTGGGAGACCTGGGCTGACCTGGTCCACCCTGATGCGCAGGACATCCTTGACACACTGGAGGACAATCGAAACTGGTACCAGAGCATGATTCCTCAGAGTCCCTCTCCACCCTTCTACCAGCCTGAAAAAGAGGGACATGGTGGAGGACCAGGGGCTGACAAGTTCCAGTTCGAGCTCACTCTAGAGGAGGAGGACTCAGAAGGCACAGAAAAAGATGAACAGAGTCAGggggatgaggaggatgaggaggaagaggcaGAGGAGGCAGATAGAGAGGAGGAGATGGAGCCAGCAACCACACACATCCAAATCGTAACTGAAGACGCCTCACCAGTGGATACATAG